TGGATGGCCGGGTCATTCCGGATCCGCAAGGGCGCCCGAGCGTCATCCACCAGGATGGCTGGCGTGTGACCTATGAGACCTTCCGGGCGGTCGGCGACTACCACCTTCCCGAGCGGGTCGCCGTCGTCCGCGGTGACATGTCGGTGCGCATCGCCATTGGCGAGTGGGAGTCACGCGAGTGAATGACGTGTCGCGTGACTGGCCGGCACCGGCGAAGATCAATCGCTTCCTGCACATCACCGGTCGGCGGGCGGATGGCTACCACACGCTGCAGACGCTCTTTCAGTTCATCGAACCGCTGGACTGGCTTGATTTTACGGTGACCGGAGACGGTGCAATCGTTCGCGACGGCGGGTTGGCGGGCCTGGCACCGTCCGCTGATCTGGCCGTGCGAGCGGCCACGGCATTGCAACGCCGGGCGTGCGTAACCGCCGGTGTGCGTATCCACATCCGCAAGGGCATTCCCGCCGGTGGCGGTCTGGGGGGCGGTTCATCGGATGCCGCAACAACGCTCGTGGCGCTGAATGCGCTCTGGGGATGCGGCCTTGCCCCGGCAGCGCTCGAGCAGCTGGGTCTTGAACTGGGCGCCGACGTGCCGGTGTTCGTGCGCGGGCAGGCGGTCTGGGCGGAGGGTATCGGCGAGCAGCTGACCCCGATGGATGCTGACCGACCCTGGCTGGTGGTCCTCGATCCCGGCGTCAACGTGAATACGGGCAGCGTATTCAACGATCCCAAATTGACACGCCATACTGAGCGTATAACAATACCGCGCTTTAACGCGTTGGATTCGCGAAATGATTGCGAGCGGGTCGTCCGTCGGCTCCATCCGCGAATCGCTACAGCAATCGACGCGCTCTCGGAGTTCGGGCCGACACGGCTGACCGGCACCGGCGGATGCATATTCGCCTGGTTCGACGATCGACCATCCGCGGACCGGGCAAAGGCGGGCATCGACGCGCATGGCAGGGCCTGGGTTACCCGGGCCGCTAACCGGTCTCCCTTGCCCGGCCGCCTCGAGGCCCGGCAATCTTCGACAAATGGGGCGTAGCCAAGCGGTAAGGCACGGGGTTTTGATCCCCGGATGCGCAGGTTCGAATCCTGCCGCCCCAGCCATACATCAGCAGCAGGGTGCAGTTGCCATGGAAAACGGAAGCATGATGGTGTTCGCGGGGAATGCCAATCCGCAACTCGCTCGATCCGTGGCGTCCCACCTCAAGACCCGGCTTGGCGATGCCATCGTCACCAGTTTCAGTGACGGTGAGGTCCAGGTCGAGAT
The Spiribacter vilamensis DNA segment above includes these coding regions:
- the ispE gene encoding 4-(cytidine 5'-diphospho)-2-C-methyl-D-erythritol kinase, whose protein sequence is MSRDWPAPAKINRFLHITGRRADGYHTLQTLFQFIEPLDWLDFTVTGDGAIVRDGGLAGLAPSADLAVRAATALQRRACVTAGVRIHIRKGIPAGGGLGGGSSDAATTLVALNALWGCGLAPAALEQLGLELGADVPVFVRGQAVWAEGIGEQLTPMDADRPWLVVLDPGVNVNTGSVFNDPKLTRHTERITIPRFNALDSRNDCERVVRRLHPRIATAIDALSEFGPTRLTGTGGCIFAWFDDRPSADRAKAGIDAHGRAWVTRAANRSPLPGRLEARQSSTNGA